The Zestosphaera sp. genome has a window encoding:
- a CDS encoding ribose 1,5-bisphosphate isomerase has translation MSPEYKLPKEVVEIYEGIKNMSIRGAGKIAKYAVLALMKAAEDFKSDETRDFLRYMEYVGSYLRSSRPTAVSLPNAITYVLTRLRKQSITSVEEGKQIVISSAQEFMRRADEALKIIGELGSRRIENGDIIMTHCHSTAATSVIATAYKKGKINVVYVKETRPAFQGLITAKALAEEGLEVVVIPDSSVRYFMKKVDKVVVGADTVAANGAVVNKIGTSLVALAAKEARVRFYVATETFKFSPYTLLGELVPIEVRDPREVVDDEWMKENKNVKIFNPVFDVTPPEYIDAIITERGVIPPQAALLLLIEDYGTELREVGVNIPTAWEE, from the coding sequence TTGAGTCCTGAGTATAAGCTTCCTAAAGAAGTAGTAGAGATTTACGAGGGCATCAAAAACATGAGTATAAGAGGGGCTGGGAAAATAGCTAAGTACGCGGTTCTTGCGTTAATGAAAGCTGCGGAAGACTTCAAGAGCGATGAAACACGTGATTTCCTTAGATACATGGAGTACGTGGGTTCTTACTTGAGGAGCTCTAGACCTACAGCAGTCTCTCTACCTAACGCTATAACGTACGTCCTAACGAGGCTAAGGAAACAAAGTATTACCTCAGTAGAAGAAGGTAAGCAAATAGTTATTAGCTCAGCCCAAGAATTCATGAGGAGAGCTGATGAAGCTCTTAAAATAATAGGTGAGTTAGGTTCTAGGCGAATCGAGAACGGCGACATCATAATGACTCACTGCCACAGCACTGCAGCCACGTCAGTAATAGCTACCGCATATAAGAAAGGAAAAATAAATGTTGTTTATGTTAAAGAGACACGCCCGGCTTTCCAAGGCTTAATCACGGCTAAAGCTCTAGCAGAGGAAGGTCTCGAAGTAGTCGTAATACCTGACTCTTCTGTAAGGTACTTCATGAAGAAGGTAGATAAGGTCGTAGTAGGAGCTGACACCGTAGCAGCCAACGGAGCAGTAGTCAATAAGATAGGGACGTCTCTGGTGGCCCTAGCAGCCAAAGAAGCAAGAGTTCGTTTTTACGTTGCGACAGAAACCTTCAAGTTTAGCCCCTACACACTACTAGGAGAGTTAGTCCCCATAGAGGTTAGAGACCCTAGAGAAGTAGTTGATGATGAGTGGATGAAAGAAAATAAGAATGTGAAGATATTTAACCCAGTCTTCGACGTCACGCCCCCAGAATATATAGACGCGATAATCACAGAGAGAGGAGTAATACCCCCGCAAGCCGCACTACTACTGCTAATCGAAGACTACGGTACTGAGTTGAGAGAAGTAGGAGTAAATATTCCGACGGCGTGGGAAGAATAA